Proteins encoded within one genomic window of Paenarthrobacter sp. JL.01a:
- a CDS encoding 4'-phosphopantetheinyl transferase family protein, translating into MGNPVLELRKLSDVPLPAIIPAELGEPARQRALHFANPAARDGFVAGRIALQQFAASLLDVDSIRLTPDYRCPQCGPGQDHGRPGFMLDGGPAPLALSASRASGWVLLAGVVHPPQGFLLGVDLEVVGATDFAGFNDVALTEQEKEFLGAIPGAQQSRQRASLWARKEAWLKMTGEGLRRNPTDVDVLERDGLSDLDLSAHDEMDLVGAIATGWTGALQAADPRTTTG; encoded by the coding sequence GTGGGAAACCCCGTGCTGGAGTTGCGCAAGCTCAGCGACGTGCCCCTTCCGGCAATCATTCCCGCGGAGCTGGGCGAACCCGCCCGCCAGCGAGCCCTGCATTTCGCCAACCCGGCAGCCCGGGACGGTTTCGTCGCCGGCAGGATCGCGCTCCAGCAGTTCGCGGCCTCGCTCCTTGATGTCGACTCCATTCGGCTCACACCCGATTACCGCTGCCCCCAGTGCGGTCCTGGCCAGGACCACGGCAGGCCCGGTTTCATGCTCGACGGCGGTCCCGCACCTTTGGCTCTCAGCGCCTCCCGGGCGTCGGGCTGGGTGCTGCTGGCCGGCGTCGTACATCCTCCGCAAGGTTTCCTGCTGGGAGTGGACCTTGAAGTGGTCGGTGCCACGGATTTCGCGGGCTTCAACGACGTCGCCCTGACGGAACAGGAGAAAGAATTCCTGGGCGCAATCCCCGGCGCCCAGCAGAGTCGGCAACGCGCCAGTCTCTGGGCACGCAAGGAGGCCTGGCTGAAGATGACAGGGGAGGGCCTGCGTCGAAACCCCACGGATGTGGATGTGCTGGAGAGAGACGGATTATCGGATTTGGACTTGTCAGCCCACGACGAGATGGACCTGGTGGGGGCGATCGCTACCGGTTGGACGGGGGCATTGCAGGCAGCGGACCCTCGTACAACCACGGGTTGA